In a genomic window of Primulina huaijiensis isolate GDHJ02 chromosome 10, ASM1229523v2, whole genome shotgun sequence:
- the LOC140986070 gene encoding protein PLASTID MOVEMENT IMPAIRED 2-like yields MVKELSRRAEESYSRAKTEIREVEKLRMAKRREGERSTGYSQYAEVMCELESIKQELSKLKLDMASVLQERRRAEREIDSSMVCMQQHSRTLETVKREIEEINEEHVLVELARIEAIKERGEAEAQRKESSERFKAAKEDTVKKKKEMIKEIENAKELEHKLAITLSDITFLQGGLNLVKKMERRAENIESNFLEEGERTVDESTLYSITKELEATKKELASVKNDSFQFMTSMDVVRNELRHVMEETAQVKKNEQKPEMIIQNLNSKLLKAKAKLEATSASEDMMKSIVSNLSLTLEQLKSESEKAKKELSIISEETGIIKADVHKTEMEIDLAEERLQAALQDLKAVKASETEALNNLKAQIEITIRNRVSASKRGSTITISRFEYEYLTGGAAGANEIAEKKVLAAHAWIEALKASEKEMAIKTELLRRESRELKVEEEHEVRKTKRSLSAKKVVEKELEHMRQKPAKNMEPEILQPENALRSKSMNRSFRMTPVKKVMSRRISTTADHNASKAPSFRVRRRKKIIPDLTKFFGGKNSI; encoded by the coding sequence ATGGTGAAAGAACTAAGTCGAAGAGCTGAGGAATCATATTCAAGAGCCAAAACGGAGATCCGAGAAGTGGAGAAGCTAAGGATGGCCAAAAGAAGGGAAGGGGAACGGAGCACCGGATATTCTCAGTATGCCGAAGTGATGTGCGAATTGGAGTCGATCAAACAAGAGCTGAGCAAGCTTAAGCTGGATATGGCTTCCGTCTTACAAGAAAGGAGAAGGGCCGAACGAGAAATAGACTCCTCCATGGTGTGTATGCAGCAGCATTCGAGAACGTTAGAAACGGTCAAGAGGGAGATTGAGGAAATTAATGAAGAGCATGTGCTGGTTGAGTTGGCTAGAATTGAGGCCATTAAGGAGCGTGGAGAGGCTGAAGCTCAGAGAAAAGAAAGCAGTGAAAGATTCAAGGCTGCAAAGGAGGATACTGTGAAGAAAAAGAAggaaatgataaaagaaattgaaaatGCTAAAGAACTGGAGCATAAGCTCGCTATTACATTATCAGACATCACTTTTTTACAGGGTGGGCTAAATCTAGTGAAGAAAATGGAGAGAAGAGCAGAGAACATTGAAAGTAACTTTCTGGAAGAAGGTGAACGAACAGTTGATGAATCTACTCTATATTCCATCACAAAAGAGTTAGAGGCTACAAAGAAGGAATTGGCTTCTGTTAAAAATGATAGTTTTCAGTTCATGACTTCCATGGATGTTGTGAGGAATGAGCTAAGGCATGTTATGGAAGAAACAGCTCAAGTCAAAAAGAACGAGCAGAAACCAGAAATGATAATCCAGAATCTCAATTCAAAGCTTCTAAAAGCTAAAGCAAAGCTAGAAGCAACATCTGCGTCTGAAGATATGATGAAATCTATTGTGTCGAATCTATCACTTACTCTTGAACAGTTAAAATCTGAATCCGAGAAGGCCAAGAAAGAACTATCCATAATCAGCGAAGAAACGGGGATCATCAAAGCAGATGTACATAAAACTGAAATGGAGATAGATTTAGCAGAGGAAAGGTTACAGGCGGCCCTTCAAGATCTTAAAGCCGTTAAAGCATCAGAAACTGAGGCCCTCAATAATCTAAAAGCACAAATTGAGATTACAATTAGAAATCGAGTTTCAGCCTCAAAACGAGGTTCAACCATCACAATTTCCAGATTTGAATACGAGTACCTGACAGGGGGCGCTGCCGGGGCCAACGAAATTGCAGAAAAGAAAGTTTTGGCAGCTCATGCTTGGATCGAAGCTCTAAAAGCAAGTGAAAAAGAGATGGCGATTAAAACCGAGCTATTACGAAGGGAATCTAGGGAGCTTAAAGTAGAGGAAGAACATGAGGTTCGCAAAACAAAGCGGTCATTGAGTGCAAAGAAAGTGGTGGAGAAAGAACTGGAGCACATGAGGCAAAAGCCTGCAAAAAATATGGAACCTGAAATCTTGCAGCCTGAGAATGCGCTTCGAAGCAAATCGATGAACCGAAGCTTTAGAATGACACCTGTCAAAAAAGTTATGTCTCGAAGAATATCAACTACAGCAGATCATAATGCTTCTAAAGCGCCATCTTTCAGAGTAAGGAGGAGAAAAAAGATTATACCAGATCTAACCAAGTTCTTTGGAGGAAAGAATAGCATCTAA
- the LOC140985956 gene encoding non-specific lipid-transfer protein 2-like: MNKFHTASSVALQCLLVAVVLLGEAVHGTSAVTCSPLELSPCIGAIIGSSQSPSAECCRKLREQKPCLCGYLKNPNLRSYVGSPNAKKVAAACGVPTPTC, encoded by the coding sequence ATGAACAAGTTTCATACAGCATCAAGTGTGGCGCTCCAGTGTCTGCTAGTGGCAGTGGTCCTGCTAGGTGAGGCGGTGCATGGGACGTCGGCGGTGACCTGCAGCCCGCTGGAGCTGAGTCCATGCATCGGGGCCATAATCGGTTCTTCTCAGTCGCCGTCCGCCGAGTGTTGCCGGAAGCTTAGAGAACAAAAGCCTTGTCTCTGCGGCTACCTCAAGAATCCAAACCTCCGGTCTTATGTGGGCTCTCCCAACGCCAAAAAGGTCGCTGCCGCTTGCGGAGTCCCCACGCCCACTTGCTAG
- the LOC140986688 gene encoding uncharacterized protein: MAPLHGFKMLATKCTVAGSPTRSPTTSPVIPLRRRKTLRMLLSHGDGEDRPPGKGKSFSVSRKLKDLFLSSPPGLQERVSRKRLSPTSGGGAGDGVGRCGARSRRPTTATFRQRLLRRAWRPLLVAIPE, from the coding sequence ATGGCACCTCTCCACGGATTCAAGATGTTAGCCACCAAGTGTACGGTAGCCGGTAGCCCCACAAGAAGCCCCACTACCAGCCCGGTGATCCCCCTCCGCCGGAGGAAAACTCTCCGAATGCTGCTTAGTCACGGCGATGGTGAGGATAGGCCACCTGGGAAGGGGAAGTCGTTTTCTGTGAGTCGAAAGCTCAAGGATTTGTTCCTGTCTTCTCCCCCGGGACTCCAGGAAAGGGTTTCGAGGAAGCGCTTGTCGCCGACCTCCGGGGGTGGTGCCGGAGACGGTGTAGGCAGATGCGGGGCACGATCACGGCGGCCAACAACAGCTACGTTCCGGCAGCGATTGCTGAGGAGAGCTTGGCGACCTTTGCTCGTCGCTATACCTGAATAA